The sequence below is a genomic window from Pseudomonadota bacterium.
ACCGTCGACGACTGGCATTGAGCATGGGCCTCTACTTTGTCGTCGGGTTCTCCACCCATTTTCAGGGCTCTTGGCGCGAGCGCGACCGCGCTCGGTTAGATGCTGTTGAGCTACCGGTACGAGCTCAATTTCGTTGGCGGCGCCAGTGTCATCCTGTTTGAGGGCGACACCTTCCGGGATGGTGGCGGATACCGCGCTGGCTGTTAAGGGATGGAACGCCTATCGGCTTCGACCGAAGGCGGAGGCATCCTGGATCGTCTCGCGCTCAGAGAACGTTGGACCCCTGTCTCTCTCCCTCCGCCAACACGCCTGCACGAACCGAAGCCATGGCCGCTCGCGCGGCCATTTTTCTTTCGCGTTCAAAGGGCTTTGCCGAATGCGGGTTTACCGCGGAGACCGGGCAGCCGTGCCCGTCGGCCCCATTTTGCCGTCTCTGTCTCTTTCCGACTTAACCGGCACCTCGCTCGTTAAGCGCTGCGAACGGGGCTTCTTTCAATGGGTTCTGGAAGCAGCCGGACTTTACGGTTGTGCTAGGCTCTCTCGCGCGCACATCGCTGCAATCCGCCGTCAATTATGTCCCCGTCGCGTGAAAGATCGCAACGGCGCGAGTTGGCACACATGTGCGCGAACCACATTGCTGCGCAACGCGGCCGAGCGAGGCCAAGTGTGATGGTGAGGGATCAGGCTAATTGCGCCACTTGTTTTGAACAGTGGCGATGTTATATATGCCTTCATGATGCTGAACGATGCCGAACGCTTTTCCCTCGACGAGCTTTGCGCCCTGGCGGACCTGCCGCGTCGGACGGTGCGCTTCTACATCCAGGAGGGCCTGGTCGACCGGCCGGAGGGCGCCAAGCGAGGCGCCTACTACACGCGGGATCACCTCGAGCAGCTGCTGACCATCCGCAAATGGCAGCGGGCCGGTCTCAGCTTGGAGCGGATCCGCGAGCTCGCCGCCGGACCGGTGGAGGGCGTAGACCTGCCGCCGGAGAGGCCCCGTCGTCCGGGCGACGTCACGGTGCGGAGCCATGTTCTTCTCCGCCCCGGCGTGGAGCTCGTCATCGAGCCGAGGGAGGCGGGTCTGACGCCCGAAGAGGTGCGCGCACTCGCCCGGCAAGCGGCGGCGCTGTTCGATCGGTTGAAGAAGGAGACAACACGATGAAGGCGGGTGCAGCAGCGGTCCTGGAGAGTGTGCGCGGCGAGGCCATCTTTCTCGAAGAGGTCCGCGCCGAGGCGTCGATCAATGACCTTTTGGCTGAGGTCACGGTCACGCAACGCTACCGCAATCCCGAGGCGACAAATGTCGAGGCGGTGTACACCTTCCCCCTTCCCTTGGATGGTGTGCTTCTCGGCTTCGGGGTCGAGATCGGCGACCGCAGGCTTGCCGGTGTGG
It includes:
- a CDS encoding MerR family transcriptional regulator; translated protein: MMLNDAERFSLDELCALADLPRRTVRFYIQEGLVDRPEGAKRGAYYTRDHLEQLLTIRKWQRAGLSLERIRELAAGPVEGVDLPPERPRRPGDVTVRSHVLLRPGVELVIEPREAGLTPEEVRALARQAAALFDRLKKETTR